The Sphingomonas aliaeris genome segment CCATCAGGCGTCGGGCTGGAGCGGGAGATTGCGTTCGCAGACCTCAGGACCCGCGTCGTCGACGGCTGATCAGACAGTTACCTGCAGATGCCACCCGGCCGTTTGGCCAACGGCGCGACATCTGTTTGATTTGAACCATTCTCAGACCGGGCTGGGTGTCGCCTTTGCCGGGAGCGCAGCGGCTAGCATCGCGATAGCCTCGCCTTGGAACGACGTCCGCGCGGTTCCGTCGATCAGCACCGGGCGTTCGAGCGTCAGCGTGGCGCCCGCCTTGTGCTTCGGATCGAGCCCGATCCATTCGTGCACAGCGCCGAGCAGGCTGGTTACCTCCGCGACGTCCTCTTCGCCGCGGGGGACATTCTCAAGCGCTGCGCTCATCCGCCAGTCGATCTCGGAGGCGTTGGACTGGTCACCCCATGTTGCTTCCGTCATGTTCGTACCTTCTCTTCTCAGCCCGTGATTTTCCGACGCGTTCCGAACGCCAACGGCTTTGTCCGTCCTGCGGAGATCGAGGGAAGGAACGCCTTCCTCGGCGATCGGTTTCAGGCCATCACCGCGATTGAACGACCTCTAGCAGCCACCCGCCGACAGGCGAGAACGCGACTGGCGGGATGATGACCATGCTGAGCAGGACGGCCGCTACACCCCAGTAGTAGGCAGTATGGATCTTCTTCCTCACGATCATATCAACAATAGGACCCGCCAAGGCAACGCCGCGATGGCGGCGAACATGACGAGCGGCGCCGCGGCACCAAAGGAATCCATCGGCAGCAGGCGGCCTAGTCCAGGTCCGAGGATGGAGACCGTCGCGCAGAGCATGAGCCGCTTGTGCCACTCGGAGCGTCTGCGCGCCATGATGCCGCCTGCTACCAGCCCGGCAAAGACGAGGATGCCGACGAGGTTCATCACGAGGAAGATGCGTGGCGGAAAGAAGCCGGGGATGAGATCGTAGCGGACGGCGTAGATGGTGGCTGCGACACCCATGACCAGCATCGCTGCCGCCGTCGCTGCGCCGATCCATCCGATCCTCCTGTGAAGCTCGATCGATCCTCGCGCGATGAACGCGGGTTGGGCGACGAAAAGGATCACCCAGAACGTGAAAACCGCGCCGTGAATGTGGAGCAGCAGCGGTAGCGCCGGATCCGCCGCGAAGTCGCCGGGAACGGTACGTGCGAAGCCGCCGACGATCACCGCGGCCATGGCCAGGGACATGACGAGATAAAAGGGGCGGCCGACGATCCGGCGATCCCTGCGATGTAGGCCTAGGCTCACCATGAGGCGTCATCCCGTTGCTTCTAGGCGAAGAATGACCGGAACTGTGCAGGCCTGCAAGCTGTGGTGCTCTGGCTCCGGAAGTCCGTGTGCCTCCGTCGACCGCTGCATCGAATTTGCACCCTGATCGCCACTGCATCTAGGCTAACGTTCGACCGCGGTAGGCGATTACAGTGGCCTGTGGTTAGGGTTCACCCAGCTATGTCGGGATCAGTTGCGGGCGTTAAAGCCGACTACAGGCATCGGCCCTCGACCGTCCCAACTTTCGACGATATGTCGCTTTCGATGACCATGCCTGCGGGGAAGGATAGCGCGCGGATCCAGCGCGATAATCAGCTGACGCGGTTCCGCGCGATGTTCGAGAAGTCTCATAGCTTCGCGGCGATCGTTTCAGGGCCGGAGCATCGGCTCCTCGCCGTGAATCCAGCCTTTGCAACACTCGCCAATGGCGCGTCCGTGGTAGGTGCGACGCTCGAGAGCGTACTCACGGTCACCGATCTGGATCTGCGCGCAATCTTGGATGCCGTGAACGGAACCGGTCAGGCGTATGTCGGGACGGAAGTTCAGGCCGCCATCGCAGCGGGGTCGGACGGCACCACGCTCAATCGGTGGTTGGACTTCGTGTGTCAGTCGGTGCGCGACGATTCCGGCGAGATTATCGCGATTTTCCTTGAAGGCGTTGATGTCACCGAACGACGCCGGACGCAGGAGAAGATCCGTCGCAGCGAGACCTGGAACCGTCAGATCCTGGACGGCGCCCTTGACCACGCGATCATCGCCCTCGACCTTGGCGGACGCGTGACACGGTGGAACGCCGGGGCGGTGCGGACTTTGGGCTGGACCGAGGCCGAGATGCTTGGTCAATCGGCATCGGTTATATTCACCGCAGACGAGCAGGCCGCAGGCACGCTTGCCGCGGAGATGAAGGCAGCACTCGACCACGGCAGGGGCGGTGGCGAGGGATGGCGTGTCCGCAAGTCGGGCGAACGCTTCTGGGCGAGCGGCGAGATGACGCCGATCCGCGACGAGGCCGGGCAGCCGCTCGGCTTCGTGAAGGTTCTTCGCGACAGAACGCAGGAGCACGTCGCCGAAGAAGCGCTAAGGCGTTCCGACGAGATGCTTCAGCGCGCTCAGGAAGCAGGTGGCGTTGGCGTGTTCTCAGTTGAACTCGAAGGGTCCCTGCTCACCGTCACGCCCGAGTTCTGCCGTATCTTCGGGGTGCCCATCCAGAATACGATGCCCGCACGGCTCATCGAGCAACTTATCTTTCCTGGAGACGAGCGGAACATCTCCGACGAAGGCTCGCGCTCCAGCGGTGATACTCCACTCATCACGGAGTACCGGATCGTTCGCCCCGACGACGGTCAGACGAGGTGGGTCTCGCGCCGCGCCGAGTACGAATACGATGCCGAGGGTCGTCGCGTCCGCATGGTCGGTGTCGTTCAAGACATAACGGCACAGCGCGAGGCGAGTGAAGCTCTTGCAGCCAGCGAGGCCAGGTTCCGCGCCTTCACCGAAGCCGTACCGAACCAGGTCTGGTCGGCCCTACCGGACGGAAGCCTCGACTGGGCGAACCGGCGGACAAGCGACTTCGTCGGTGTCGACGAGGTCCGGATGATGTCCAGTGGATGGGACGCGCTGTTGCATCCGGAAGATGTCGAGGACGCGACGTCGAAGTGGCGTTCCGCTCTCCAGACTGGGGACACCTACGAGGCCGAGTTCAGACTACGCGATGCTGGGGGCCACTACCGTTGGCACCTCGCCCGCGCCGTGCCGCTTCGCGATGAAGGTGGCTCGACCACTCGTTGGATCGGGACCAACACCGACATTGAGGACCGGCGCAGAGCAAGCGATGCGCTTTCGGAGCTCAACGTTACGCTCGAGGAGCGGGTTGACCGCGCCGTGCGCGAGCGGGACCGCGCGTGGAAAAACTCGCGCGACCTTCAGGCGGTCATCAGTCCTGACGGCCGGTTTCAGGCAGTGAACGACGCATGGCAGGCGATCCTGGGTTATTCGGCGAGCGATGTCGTGGGTCGGAGCTATCTCGACTTCATCCATCCGGAAGATGAGCGATCGAGCCAGCAGGCGCTCGGTATCGCCACGGCCGACGAGCTCGCGCCGTATGAAAACAGGTACCGGCACGCGGACGGTGGATATCGCTGGATATCTTGGGTCGCGGCACCCGAAGGCGAGATGATCTATGCTAGCGGGCGGCACGTGACTGCCGACAAGGAGGCTGCCGCGGCCCTCGAAACTGCCCAAGACCAGTTGCGCCAGGCCCAGAAGATGGAGGCAGTCGGCCAGTTGACGGGCGGCGTCGCCCACGACTTCAACAATTTGCTCACGGTGATCCGCGGGTCGGTCGAACTGCTTGAGCGCGATGACCTCTCGGACGCGCGTCGTCGTCGCTATATCCAGGCGATCGGCGAGACCGCCGAGCGCGCCTCCAAACTGACGGGGCAGCTGCTTGCATTCGCTCGCCGTCAGTCGCTCACCCCTGAGGTGTTCGACGTCGGAGAGAGCCTAAGGAAGGTCCTTGACATGGTGCAGTCGCTGACCGGCTCCAGGATCGTGCTCAAGCTGAACCTTCCGCCCGATCCGTGCAGCGTGCTCGCCGACAGGGGGCAGTTTGATACCGCGATCGTCAACATGGCGATCAATGCGCGCGACGCCATGGCTGGAGAAGGAACCCTCTCCATCGGTGTCGGGTCGGTATCCGGCATACCATCCATCCGTGCCCACGAGCCTGTCGTCGGCAGTTTCGTGGCCGTGACCCTGGCCGACACGGGCTCGGGCATCCAGGCTGACGATCTCCAGCGCGTGTTCGAGCCGTTCTTCACGACCAAGGCCGTAGGCTCCGGGACGGGCCTTGGCCTGTCACAGGTCATTGGCTTCGCCAAGCAGTCCGGAGGTGACATCCGTGTCGAAAGCACGGTCGGTGCAGGTACGACCTTCACGCTCTATCTGCCACGGGCATCGCAGATGTCGGACAGCGCTGAGCACGAGGAGTACGAGGCGGGCGTAGGCGGGGACGGCGTCTGCGTACTCGTTGTCGAGGACAACGAAGCCGTTGGGCGTTTCGCAACCGATGCCCTCCGCGAACTTGGCTATGACAGCATCCTCGCGGTCAACGGCGCTGAGGCGCTCGAGATGCTCGAGCAGTCCCCGACACGGTTCCATGTCGTCTTCTCGGACGTCGTGATGCCGGGGATCGACGGGGTGGAACTCGCCTCGCGGGTTCGCAGCGCCTATCCAGGCGTCCCTGTCATACTCACCAGCGGCTACAGCCATGTGCTGGCACAGAACGGCACACACGGCTTCGAGCTCCTGCACAAACCATATTCGATCGAGCAGCT includes the following:
- a CDS encoding PAS domain-containing hybrid sensor histidine kinase/response regulator, translated to MTMPAGKDSARIQRDNQLTRFRAMFEKSHSFAAIVSGPEHRLLAVNPAFATLANGASVVGATLESVLTVTDLDLRAILDAVNGTGQAYVGTEVQAAIAAGSDGTTLNRWLDFVCQSVRDDSGEIIAIFLEGVDVTERRRTQEKIRRSETWNRQILDGALDHAIIALDLGGRVTRWNAGAVRTLGWTEAEMLGQSASVIFTADEQAAGTLAAEMKAALDHGRGGGEGWRVRKSGERFWASGEMTPIRDEAGQPLGFVKVLRDRTQEHVAEEALRRSDEMLQRAQEAGGVGVFSVELEGSLLTVTPEFCRIFGVPIQNTMPARLIEQLIFPGDERNISDEGSRSSGDTPLITEYRIVRPDDGQTRWVSRRAEYEYDAEGRRVRMVGVVQDITAQREASEALAASEARFRAFTEAVPNQVWSALPDGSLDWANRRTSDFVGVDEVRMMSSGWDALLHPEDVEDATSKWRSALQTGDTYEAEFRLRDAGGHYRWHLARAVPLRDEGGSTTRWIGTNTDIEDRRRASDALSELNVTLEERVDRAVRERDRAWKNSRDLQAVISPDGRFQAVNDAWQAILGYSASDVVGRSYLDFIHPEDERSSQQALGIATADELAPYENRYRHADGGYRWISWVAAPEGEMIYASGRHVTADKEAAAALETAQDQLRQAQKMEAVGQLTGGVAHDFNNLLTVIRGSVELLERDDLSDARRRRYIQAIGETAERASKLTGQLLAFARRQSLTPEVFDVGESLRKVLDMVQSLTGSRIVLKLNLPPDPCSVLADRGQFDTAIVNMAINARDAMAGEGTLSIGVGSVSGIPSIRAHEPVVGSFVAVTLADTGSGIQADDLQRVFEPFFTTKAVGSGTGLGLSQVIGFAKQSGGDIRVESTVGAGTTFTLYLPRASQMSDSAEHEEYEAGVGGDGVCVLVVEDNEAVGRFATDALRELGYDSILAVNGAEALEMLEQSPTRFHVVFSDVVMPGIDGVELASRVRSAYPGVPVILTSGYSHVLAQNGTHGFELLHKPYSIEQLSRVLRKAVRWGVRARFNSN